One window of Campylobacter avium LMG 24591 genomic DNA carries:
- a CDS encoding aldo/keto reductase encodes MRYLTLNNGIKMPILGFGTYSVHSKDVLLQALDSGYRLFDTAQMYHNEKEVGLAINEAMQTRGIKRQDFFITTKLSSNMNFDEVQKSIDLSLRALNLDYVDLLLIHEPYPQAKQMYEAMQIAYKEGKVRALGLSSFRPKPYLDFVKGCEILPAINQCETHIYYQQKALKEAMKAYGTVLQSWSPFIAGKNGFFENSSLKQIARKHKKSVAQIALRFLIEQDIVAIPKASKITHMQDNINIFDFALDEEDMQNISKLDKNQTQFSWGY; translated from the coding sequence ATGCGATACCTTACTCTAAACAATGGGATAAAAATGCCAATTTTAGGCTTTGGCACCTACAGCGTACATAGTAAAGATGTACTTTTACAAGCCCTTGATAGCGGCTACCGTCTTTTTGATACAGCACAAATGTATCATAATGAAAAAGAAGTAGGCCTTGCCATTAATGAAGCCATGCAAACACGCGGTATAAAACGGCAAGACTTTTTTATCACGACCAAATTATCTAGCAATATGAACTTTGATGAGGTGCAAAAAAGCATAGATTTAAGCTTAAGGGCTTTGAATTTAGACTATGTAGATTTGCTATTAATCCACGAGCCATACCCGCAAGCTAAGCAAATGTATGAGGCAATGCAAATAGCTTATAAAGAAGGCAAAGTAAGGGCATTAGGGCTTTCTAGCTTTAGGCCAAAGCCATATCTTGACTTTGTTAAGGGCTGTGAAATTTTACCTGCTATCAATCAATGCGAAACACATATTTACTATCAACAAAAGGCCTTAAAAGAGGCGATGAAAGCTTACGGCACGGTTTTGCAGTCTTGGAGTCCATTTATTGCTGGGAAAAACGGCTTTTTTGAAAATTCAAGCTTAAAACAAATCGCAAGAAAACATAAGAAAAGCGTGGCGCAAATAGCACTAAGATTTTTAATAGAACAAGATATTGTAGCCATCCCAAAAGCTTCAAAGATTACACATATGCAAGATAATATCAATATCTTTGATTTTGCCTTAGATGAAGAGGATATGCAAAACATAAGCAAGCTTGATAAAAACCAAACGCAGTTTTCTTGGGGCTATTAA
- a CDS encoding sulfatase-like hydrolase/transferase, with translation MLDEIINIFKDEDSLVLYFSDHGEEVCDVDDFSGHVGTRISRFMLEVPFVLYLSNTFKQEHEDFYKRIKNTDKSVPYMLDDLTHTLADIAGGKILGYEEKRSIFSSDDSFLRARQRVVGEKPFKDYDKELKKF, from the coding sequence GTGCTTGATGAAATCATAAATATCTTTAAGGATGAAGATAGCTTGGTGCTTTATTTTAGCGATCACGGCGAGGAAGTTTGCGATGTGGACGACTTTTCTGGGCATGTTGGCACGAGAATTTCAAGGTTTATGCTAGAAGTGCCTTTTGTGCTTTATCTTAGCAATACTTTTAAGCAAGAACACGAGGATTTTTACAAACGCATCAAAAATACAGATAAATCTGTGCCTTATATGTTAGATGATTTAACGCATACCTTAGCCGACATTGCAGGCGGTAAAATCTTAGGTTACGAGGAAAAAAGATCCATCTTTAGCAGTGATGATAGCTTTTTAAGAGCTAGACAAAGAGTGGTTGGTGAAAAGCCGTTTAAAGACTATGACAAGGAGCTAAAAAAGTTCTAA
- a CDS encoding sulfatase-like hydrolase/transferase codes for MLYNFKSNLSSYLFSFALDTNSRESVEFLPNYLSMPLLLICLALLVLFAFLYLKLKPLSVNKRLLNSVFVLALIAMVFIHIFRLRPVDERWSDVLYNAYNSFNKAFHTIAAVKDYKQSNAVLKEVADNLKNLNPPTKPKKHIKNVVVVVGESAQRSYLQSYGYELNSTPLLSKRLEQSPENTFLFDNVISAKVSTSDSLSLALTFANMENKALWYKSLNFIDLFSLLDYDSYVFSNQENVGVFAVAHVSIFNRAKNITFLNKTDKFDIARFDENLLKPLAEAKEKSDKPSLFVVHLLGSHATYYKRYPKEFDVFSSNSINGGGIAKIQKLSI; via the coding sequence TTGCTTTATAATTTTAAGTCGAATTTATCCTCTTACCTTTTTTCTTTCGCTCTTGATACAAACAGCAGGGAAAGCGTAGAGTTTTTACCTAATTATCTTAGCATGCCCTTGCTTTTGATTTGCCTTGCCTTGCTTGTTTTGTTTGCATTTTTATACCTTAAGCTTAAGCCTTTAAGCGTAAATAAAAGGCTTTTAAATTCAGTATTTGTCCTAGCACTTATCGCTATGGTTTTCATACATATCTTTAGGCTTCGTCCTGTGGATGAGAGGTGGAGTGATGTGCTTTATAATGCTTACAACTCCTTTAACAAGGCCTTTCACACCATAGCCGCCGTAAAAGATTATAAACAAAGCAACGCTGTTTTAAAAGAAGTGGCTGATAATCTTAAGAACTTAAATCCACCCACAAAGCCAAAAAAGCATATAAAAAATGTAGTTGTAGTTGTGGGAGAGTCAGCTCAAAGGTCTTATTTGCAAAGCTATGGATACGAGCTTAATAGCACACCTTTGCTTAGCAAAAGACTTGAGCAAAGCCCTGAAAATACCTTTTTATTTGATAATGTCATAAGTGCTAAAGTTAGTACCTCGGACTCCTTATCTCTAGCTTTAACCTTTGCTAATATGGAAAATAAAGCACTGTGGTATAAAAGCCTAAATTTCATAGATCTTTTTTCGCTTTTAGACTATGATAGCTATGTCTTTTCAAATCAAGAAAATGTGGGAGTTTTTGCGGTAGCCCATGTAAGTATCTTTAACAGAGCAAAAAATATCACTTTCTTAAACAAAACCGATAAATTCGACATAGCTAGATTTGATGAAAATCTTTTAAAACCTCTAGCAGAGGCTAAAGAAAAAAGCGACAAACCATCTTTATTTGTAGTGCATCTTTTGGGCTCTCACGCTACATATTACAAAAGATACCCAAAAGAATTTGATGTCTTTTCTTCAAATTCTATAAACGGGGGGGGCATTGCAAAAATACAAAAGCTGAGTATTTAA
- a CDS encoding pseudouridine synthase: MRINKYISHNSKYSRREADELIKAGLVKINKKLASLSDEVSKNDKVSIRGKILNEKKLFTVIVYNKPKGELVSKKDDRDRKTIYQSLPQNFRHFLPVGRLDFASEGLLLLSDSVDVVNALMHSDLERKYYLKIRGKIDEKVLEAMKNGLEIVNSKKGAHAKTKISSMKIAPFLDFEILGFSGGYTKLKVLINEGKNRELRRFFGFFDLELVDLKRVSFGIVNLGLLPSGKHRFLSKGEYAKLRDFLKTKKTDEKA; encoded by the coding sequence ATGCGTATAAATAAATACATCTCTCATAACAGCAAATATTCTCGCCGTGAGGCTGATGAGCTTATAAAGGCTGGACTTGTTAAGATAAATAAAAAATTAGCCTCTCTAAGCGATGAGGTTAGCAAAAATGACAAGGTAAGCATAAGGGGTAAAATCCTAAATGAAAAAAAGCTTTTCACGGTTATAGTGTATAACAAGCCAAAGGGCGAGCTTGTAAGCAAGAAAGATGATAGGGATAGAAAGACTATATATCAGTCCTTGCCACAAAATTTTAGGCATTTTTTGCCTGTTGGAAGACTTGATTTTGCTAGTGAGGGTTTGCTTTTGCTAAGCGATAGTGTAGATGTGGTAAATGCTTTGATGCACAGCGATTTAGAAAGAAAATACTATCTAAAAATAAGGGGCAAGATAGATGAAAAAGTGCTTGAGGCTATGAAAAATGGGCTTGAAATTGTAAATTCAAAAAAAGGAGCCCACGCAAAAACAAAGATAAGCTCTATGAAAATAGCGCCCTTTTTAGACTTTGAAATTTTAGGCTTTAGCGGAGGATACACAAAGCTTAAGGTGCTTATAAATGAGGGGAAAAATAGGGAGCTTAGACGCTTTTTTGGCTTTTTTGATTTAGAACTTGTGGATTTAAAAAGAGTTTCTTTTGGCATAGTAAATTTAGGCCTTTTACCCAGCGGCAAACACCGCTTTTTAAGCAAGGGCGAGTATGCAAAGCTAAGGGATTTTTTAAAGACTAAGAAAACGGATGAGAAAGCTTAA
- a CDS encoding ribonuclease J, translated as MSEEIKTNENLQDENNKQHSKKFKFKRKRKSLQNSIKSDESEQNLAQAQKDETKTAKKKKNKNLPTNLTGNEPWQVQMSKSIEANKIIHEQRLYPLKFTNSTEHKFKITPIGGLGEVGGNMTVIETNKDAIIVDIGLSFPDESMHGVDIVIPDFDYIRKIKDKVRAVLITHAHEDHIGAVPYFYKEFSFPLYASPMALGMISNKFEEHGLKAERKNFKPIEKRKLYNIGEFEVEWIHITHSVIDASALAITSKAGTILHSGDFKIDHTPIDGYPSDLNRIAYYGDRGILCLLSDSTNSYKEGYTKSESSVGDTFDNIFLRAKGRVIMSTFSSNIHRVYQAITYGLKYGRKVCVIGRSMERNLYTTMELGYINLDRKIFIDPDEVSKHKDNEVLIVTTGSQGETMSALYRMATDEHKFIKIKESDQIIISAKAIPGNEKSISAVLDYLLKAGASVAYQEFSEIHVSGHANIEEQKLMLCLTKPKFFLPVHGEYNHITKHKQTAIKCGVNERNIYLMSNGDQIELCHKYMKRIGTVKTGKVFVDNQINKQIADDVIIDRQKLADNGVVVIIAQLDKSTKKLIQKPRVLSYGLVADKQDYEFSKELSEVLSLFFTNIKDEILNNPKILEAQIRQVLRKHIFRKIKKYPTIVPTVFLM; from the coding sequence ATGAGCGAGGAAATTAAGACAAATGAGAATTTGCAAGATGAAAACAACAAGCAACATTCCAAGAAATTCAAATTTAAAAGAAAAAGAAAGTCTTTGCAAAATTCCATAAAAAGCGATGAGAGTGAGCAAAATCTAGCACAAGCTCAAAAGGATGAGACAAAGACAGCAAAAAAGAAAAAAAATAAAAATCTGCCTACAAATTTAACCGGCAACGAGCCCTGGCAGGTGCAAATGTCAAAATCAATAGAAGCAAATAAAATCATACACGAACAAAGGCTTTACCCTCTAAAATTCACAAATAGCACGGAGCATAAATTTAAGATAACTCCTATTGGCGGTCTTGGAGAAGTTGGTGGTAATATGACCGTGATAGAAACAAATAAAGATGCCATTATCGTAGATATTGGTTTAAGCTTTCCAGATGAGAGTATGCACGGGGTTGATATAGTTATACCTGATTTTGATTATATAAGAAAGATAAAGGATAAGGTAAGAGCGGTGCTAATAACCCACGCTCACGAGGATCATATCGGAGCTGTGCCTTATTTTTATAAAGAATTTTCCTTTCCTTTGTATGCCTCTCCTATGGCTCTTGGTATGATTTCAAATAAATTTGAAGAACACGGCTTAAAGGCAGAAAGAAAAAATTTCAAACCTATAGAAAAAAGAAAGCTTTATAATATAGGGGAATTTGAGGTAGAGTGGATACACATAACCCACTCTGTTATAGACGCTTCAGCCCTAGCTATCACTTCAAAGGCAGGGACCATACTTCATAGCGGGGATTTTAAGATAGATCATACTCCTATTGATGGCTATCCAAGCGATTTAAACAGGATAGCTTACTATGGAGATAGAGGGATTTTATGCCTTTTAAGCGATAGCACAAATTCTTATAAAGAGGGTTATACAAAGAGTGAAAGCTCGGTAGGTGATACCTTTGATAATATCTTTTTAAGAGCAAAGGGCAGGGTTATAATGAGCACCTTTAGCTCAAATATACACAGGGTTTATCAGGCTATAACTTATGGTTTAAAATACGGCCGCAAGGTTTGCGTTATAGGTCGTTCTATGGAAAGAAATTTATACACTACTATGGAGCTTGGTTATATAAATTTAGATAGAAAAATTTTCATAGACCCAGATGAGGTAAGTAAGCACAAGGATAATGAGGTCTTGATAGTTACTACAGGTTCTCAAGGCGAGACTATGAGTGCGCTTTATAGAATGGCAACAGATGAGCATAAATTTATAAAGATAAAGGAAAGTGATCAAATCATCATTTCAGCTAAAGCCATTCCGGGTAATGAAAAAAGCATAAGTGCCGTTCTTGATTATCTCTTAAAGGCGGGTGCTAGTGTTGCTTATCAGGAATTTAGTGAAATTCATGTAAGCGGACACGCAAACATAGAGGAGCAAAAACTTATGCTTTGCCTTACTAAGCCTAAATTTTTCTTACCGGTGCACGGAGAGTATAATCACATCACAAAGCATAAGCAAACCGCCATAAAATGCGGGGTCAATGAAAGAAATATCTATCTTATGAGTAATGGCGATCAAATAGAGCTTTGCCATAAGTATATGAAAAGGATAGGCACGGTAAAAACAGGTAAGGTCTTTGTAGATAATCAGATTAACAAACAAATAGCTGATGATGTTATCATAGATAGGCAAAAATTAGCTGATAATGGAGTGGTCGTCATCATAGCCCAGCTTGATAAGAGCACTAAAAAACTTATACAAAAACCAAGGGTTTTAAGCTATGGGCTTGTGGCGGATAAACAAGACTATGAATTTTCTAAGGAGCTAAGCGAGGTTTTATCACTTTTCTTTACAAATATCAAGGATGAAATTTTAAATAATCCAAAAATTTTAGAAGCACAGATAAGACAGGTTTTAAGAAAGCATATCTTTAGAAAGATTAAAAAGTATCCAACCATAGTGCCAACTGTATTTTTAATGTAG
- the rsmA gene encoding 16S rRNA (adenine(1518)-N(6)/adenine(1519)-N(6))-dimethyltransferase RsmA — protein sequence MIKAKKHFGQNFLKDKSVLEKITQAIPKYVKDIVEIGPGLGDLTQELLKKARVQAYEIDSELIPYLRKKFQKYILDDKLELVNLDASEFFREKMSSKEYFLVANLPYYIASSLVLSALEDENCLGLLVMLQKEVAQKFCATKLDSNYGALSVLSELICERKLISEVSQECFEPAPKVKSALILLEKHSNYGDICEIEDFKAFLKECFKAPRKRLANNLSNKVLFEILRYLDIQDDVRPHQLSAKDYLKIFTQLKERK from the coding sequence ATGATTAAGGCTAAGAAACATTTTGGACAGAATTTTTTAAAAGATAAGTCTGTGTTAGAGAAAATCACTCAAGCCATACCCAAGTATGTTAAAGACATAGTTGAAATTGGGCCTGGCTTAGGTGATTTGACACAGGAGCTTTTGAAAAAAGCGAGGGTGCAAGCTTACGAGATTGATAGTGAGCTTATTCCTTACTTGAGGAAAAAATTTCAAAAGTATATCTTGGATGATAAATTAGAATTAGTAAATTTAGACGCTAGCGAATTCTTTAGGGAAAAGATGAGCTCTAAGGAGTATTTTTTGGTGGCTAATTTGCCCTATTATATCGCTAGTTCTTTAGTTTTAAGTGCTTTAGAGGATGAAAACTGCCTAGGACTTTTGGTTATGTTGCAAAAAGAGGTGGCGCAAAAATTCTGTGCCACTAAGCTTGATAGCAACTACGGTGCCTTATCTGTTTTAAGCGAGTTAATCTGCGAAAGAAAGCTCATAAGCGAGGTTTCGCAAGAGTGCTTTGAACCAGCACCGAAGGTAAAATCAGCCCTCATACTCCTAGAAAAGCACAGTAACTATGGTGATATTTGCGAGATAGAGGACTTTAAAGCCTTTCTTAAAGAATGCTTTAAAGCTCCTAGAAAAAGACTTGCAAACAATCTCTCAAACAAGGTTTTGTTTGAAATTCTAAGATATTTAGATATACAAGATGATGTTAGACCTCATCAGCTCAGTGCCAAAGATTATCTTAAAATTTTTACTCAGTTAAAGGAAAGAAAATGA
- a CDS encoding purine-nucleoside phosphorylase codes for MILCAGGNENFSFAKAIGIGMVQASIKTTELCMQEKPNELIFIGTCGLYDKGELLKIYQSSYAFNVEYSSLANSFYSPIKNEISLNVSYETSHKTNSSNYICQNKEAAKNFAKLGLELENMELFSVLCVAKYFDIKARGILCATNFCDEKAHETFLKNHKEAKDILENFLRERKLI; via the coding sequence TTGATACTTTGTGCGGGAGGAAATGAAAATTTCAGCTTTGCAAAAGCCATAGGTATAGGTATGGTGCAAGCAAGTATAAAAACCACAGAGCTTTGTATGCAAGAAAAGCCTAACGAGCTTATATTTATAGGCACTTGCGGACTTTATGACAAAGGAGAGCTTCTAAAAATATATCAAAGCTCTTATGCTTTTAATGTAGAATATTCCTCCTTAGCGAATTCTTTTTATAGCCCCATAAAAAATGAGATAAGCTTAAATGTTTCATATGAAACATCGCACAAAACAAATTCATCAAACTACATCTGTCAAAACAAAGAAGCTGCGAAAAATTTCGCAAAACTTGGTTTAGAGCTTGAAAATATGGAGCTTTTTTCGGTGCTATGCGTGGCTAAATATTTTGATATAAAGGCTAGGGGAATTTTATGTGCTACGAATTTTTGTGATGAAAAGGCCCACGAAACATTTTTGAAAAATCACAAAGAGGCAAAAGATATTTTAGAAAATTTTTTAAGAGAAAGAAAACTGATATGA
- the rlmN gene encoding 23S rRNA (adenine(2503)-C(2))-methyltransferase RlmN → MKNLLNYTSEELALEIQPKFRVQQLFQWIYQKYADDFSQMTSLPKELRERLGQNYHFKSLECIRKEESKDGSVKYLFQLKDKELIETVFLPMKKELRDEKGKVLQEAKYTICVSSQVGCKSGCSFCLTAKDGFKRNLEAAEIVEQILYIKREKNIAYEKRVNIVYMGMGEPLDNLKNVAKAVRIISEDDTLAIAPKRQTISTSGLAKQIKELGKMNLGVLLAISLHAVDDELRSELMPINKAYNIAQIIEALKEFPINQRKRLMFEYLLIAGVNDSLEHAKKLVKLLEGIRAKVNLILFNPHFGAIYKRPSMQDAIAFQDYLSSKRIVCTIRESKGLDISAACGQLSKKGKR, encoded by the coding sequence ATGAAAAATTTACTCAATTATACAAGCGAAGAATTAGCCTTAGAAATACAACCTAAATTTAGAGTGCAACAACTTTTTCAATGGATTTATCAAAAATATGCCGATGATTTTAGCCAAATGACTTCTTTGCCAAAGGAACTTAGAGAAAGGCTAGGGCAAAATTATCACTTCAAAAGCTTAGAGTGCATAAGAAAGGAAGAGAGCAAGGACGGCAGTGTAAAATATCTATTTCAGCTAAAAGATAAGGAGCTTATAGAAACTGTGTTTTTGCCTATGAAAAAAGAGCTAAGGGATGAAAAGGGCAAGGTCTTACAAGAGGCAAAATACACTATCTGCGTATCCTCACAGGTGGGCTGTAAAAGCGGCTGTTCTTTTTGTCTCACTGCAAAGGACGGCTTTAAGAGAAATTTAGAAGCCGCTGAGATAGTGGAGCAAATTTTATACATCAAAAGAGAGAAAAACATAGCCTACGAAAAAAGGGTAAATATCGTCTATATGGGTATGGGAGAGCCTTTGGATAATCTTAAAAATGTAGCAAAAGCCGTACGTATAATCAGCGAGGATGATACCCTAGCCATAGCACCGAAAAGACAGACCATAAGCACAAGCGGTTTAGCAAAACAGATAAAAGAGCTTGGAAAAATGAACCTTGGAGTGCTTTTAGCCATATCCTTGCACGCTGTGGATGATGAGCTAAGAAGTGAGCTTATGCCTATAAACAAGGCTTATAATATAGCACAAATCATAGAAGCCTTAAAAGAATTTCCTATAAATCAAAGAAAAAGATTGATGTTTGAATACCTGCTAATAGCCGGTGTAAATGACAGCCTAGAGCACGCTAAGAAATTAGTAAAGCTTTTAGAGGGCATAAGGGCTAAGGTAAATTTGATACTTTTTAATCCTCATTTTGGTGCCATATACAAAAGACCGAGTATGCAAGATGCCATAGCCTTTCAAGACTATCTAAGCTCTAAAAGGATAGTATGCACCATAAGAGAAAGCAAGGGGCTTGATATATCAGCGGCTTGCGGGCAACTTAGCAAAAAGGGTAAAAGATGA
- the traF gene encoding conjugal transfer protein TraF: MRFFLVFFLFVLSSFALEFEEVGHRASTMGGVGVAMKNNPYAIFYNPALASANDNARMGYALSAAFGEKNLLDVFNFDLNNIQDVSKLNKLLDDNLLRTKAQGAWALKAPSNLIFGDLSIGFMINVYTASTFTGRLANDITAINDNIDFKIRRLDTVELPVAYSFALDTALGELSWGAALKFMSFSNVELSRKLGVTDSKSSIQKEIKSIMNGSNSVSAYNYGIDLGFAYSPAILPEFSLGLSGRNLNRPKFNFKEQGKITAFPQARLGLAYELGEGLLLGMDADLTRNIMLTPSGSPKQYSQKMGIGIDAHTPFFSARAGLASDIAQKNGLIMSFGLGFGLVDIGVSASTKKGKVDDVSYPRYFSLHLGGSYEF, translated from the coding sequence ATGAGATTTTTTTTAGTATTTTTCTTATTTGTTTTAAGCTCCTTTGCCCTAGAATTTGAAGAAGTAGGACACAGAGCCTCGACTATGGGTGGGGTTGGAGTGGCTATGAAAAACAATCCTTATGCTATATTTTACAATCCTGCCCTAGCTAGTGCAAATGACAATGCTAGGATGGGCTATGCTCTTTCTGCTGCCTTTGGCGAAAAAAATCTCCTAGATGTCTTTAACTTCGACCTAAACAATATACAAGATGTAAGCAAATTGAACAAGCTCTTAGATGATAATTTACTTAGAACAAAGGCTCAAGGAGCTTGGGCTTTAAAAGCACCGAGCAATCTCATCTTTGGCGATTTATCCATAGGCTTTATGATAAATGTATATACAGCCTCAACTTTCACAGGACGCTTAGCAAATGACATCACAGCCATAAATGATAATATAGACTTTAAGATAAGAAGGCTTGATACAGTAGAACTTCCAGTAGCTTACTCCTTTGCCCTAGACACCGCTCTAGGTGAGCTTTCTTGGGGTGCAGCCTTGAAATTTATGAGCTTTTCAAATGTAGAATTAAGTAGAAAACTAGGAGTTACTGACTCCAAATCAAGCATACAAAAAGAGATAAAATCCATAATGAACGGCTCAAATTCCGTATCCGCTTACAACTACGGCATAGATCTTGGCTTTGCTTATAGTCCTGCCATACTACCTGAATTTAGCTTAGGATTAAGCGGAAGGAATTTAAACAGACCCAAATTTAATTTCAAAGAACAAGGAAAGATCACAGCCTTTCCTCAAGCAAGACTAGGACTAGCTTACGAGCTAGGAGAGGGTTTGTTACTAGGAATGGACGCTGATTTAACCAGAAATATTATGCTTACTCCTAGTGGCTCACCTAAACAATATTCGCAAAAAATGGGTATAGGAATAGACGCACATACGCCTTTTTTCTCTGCTAGAGCAGGTTTGGCAAGTGATATAGCGCAAAAAAATGGGCTTATAATGTCCTTTGGTTTGGGCTTTGGACTTGTTGATATAGGAGTATCTGCCTCTACGAAAAAGGGCAAGGTTGATGATGTAAGCTATCCTAGGTATTTTTCACTTCATCTTGGCGGAAGCTATGAATTTTAA